From the Primulina tabacum isolate GXHZ01 chromosome 3, ASM2559414v2, whole genome shotgun sequence genome, one window contains:
- the LOC142538995 gene encoding GDSL esterase/lipase At5g45920-like, which translates to MRPKIYLFGDSITEGSFKDGGWGSSLANHFCRMVDVVLRGYSGYNTRMALHVTGKVFPPPEEGGEDPAAVTVFFGANDACLPDRSSAHQHVPLEEYKQNLHAIVDFFQKRWPSTRVLLISPPPIDEAARLQHPFHPNPTGLPERTNEAAGNYARACLDVAAECGLTAVDLWTKMQQFPGWQKAILVDGLHLTVDGNKFVFEEVIARLKEVGVSVESLPADHPLDHN; encoded by the exons ATGAGGCCAAAGATTTATCTCTTCGGTGATTCTATTACTGAAGGGTCCTTCAAAGATGGTGGGTGGGGTTCTTCTCTCGCTAATCACTTCTGCCGCATG GTGGATGTGGTATTGAGAGGTTACAGTGGGTACAATACAAGAATGGCTCTTCATGTGACAGGGAAGGTGTTTCCCCCGCCGGAGGAGGGCGGCGAAGATCCAGCGGCGGTGACGGTTTTCTTCGGCGCTAATGACGCATGCCTTCCTGACAGATCCAGTGCGCATCAACACGTGCCGCTTGAGGAGTACAAGCAGAATCTCCACGCCATTGTTGACTTTTTCCAG aaGCGATGGCCTTCGACTCGTGTTCTCCTCATCTCACCTCCTCCAATTGACGAAGCTGCCCGTCTCCA GCATCCGTTTCACCCCAACCCGACGGGCTTACCGGAGAGGACGAACGAAGCCGCAGGCAACTACGCAAGAGCATGTCTCGACGTTGCAGCTGAATGTGGACTTACAGCCGTGGATCTCTGGACCAAAATGCAGCAATTTCCTGGATGGCAAAAGGCTATCTTAGT AGATGGTTTACATTTGACTGTGGATGGAAACAAGTTTGTTTTCGAGGAAGTGATAGCGCGGCTGAAGGAAGTTGGCGTAAGCGTGGAAAGTCTGCCGGCCGATCACCCGCTCGATCATAACTGA
- the LOC142540570 gene encoding senescence-specific cysteine protease SAG39-like, with protein MAFAPTWKLVFATLFVLQLWDYQATARTLPHSSSMVDRHEQWMAQYGRVYRDDTEKAERFKIFKQNVEYIESFNEAGLRSYILSINEFSDLTNEEFRAARNGYKRVSHPISPKVSSFKYANVSAVPPSVDWRTKGAVTGIKDQGQCGCCWAFSAVAATEGIHRLTSGKLVSLSEQELVDCDTSEDQGCNGGLMDYAFEYIIGNKGLTTESNYPYQGVDGTCSTQKESSHVAKITGYEDVPANSESSLLKSVANQPVSVAIDAGGSDFQFYSSGVFTGECGTDLDHGVTAVGYGKTSDGTKYWLVKNSWGSSWGESGYIRMQRGISAAEGLCGIAMEASYPTA; from the exons ATGGCCTTCGCTCCAACTTGGAAGCTTGTTTTTGCCACTCTCTTTGTGTTGCAGTTGTGGGATTATCAGGCCACAGCCCGCACGCTGCCTCATTCGTCATCAATGGTCGACAGACATGAGCAATGGATGGCACAATATGGACGTGTATACAGGGATGACACAGAGAAGGCGGAAAGATTCAAAATATTCAAGCAAAATGTGGAGTACATCGAGTCTTTCAATGAAGCTGGACTTCGATCTTACATACTCAGCATCAACGAGTTTTCTGATTTGACGAATGAGGAGTTTCGGGCAGCCCGAAATGGATACAAAAGGGTCTCCCATCCAATATCACCAAAAGTTTCATCTTTCAAATATGCCAACGTGTCCGCAGTTCCTCCTAGTGTGGACTGGAGAACGAAGGGAGCTGTTACAGGCATCAAGGACCAAGGCCAATGTG GATGCTGCTGGGCATTTTCAGCTGTGGCAGCCACGGAAGGAATCCATCGGCTCACGTCGGGGAAACTAGTATCATTGTCCGAACAAGAACTCGTGGATTGTGACACAAGTGAAGATCAGGGATGCAATGGTGGTCTCATGGACTATGCGTTCGAATACATAATAGGAAATAAGGGCCTGACCACCGAATCTAATTATCCCTACCAAGGAGTCGATGGCACCTGCAGCACACAAAAAGAATCATCCCATGTCGCAAAGATCACAGGATACGAGGACGTTCCAGCCAATAGCGAGTCATCTTTGCTAAAATCCGTGGCAAACCAACCAGTATCCGTGGCCATTGATGCTGGTGGATCAGACTTTCAATTCTACTCGAGCGGAGTATTTACAGGAGAATGTGGAACCGATCTAGATCACGGTGTCACCGCTGTCGGTTACGGGAAAACCAGCGACGGTACAAAGTATTGGTTGGTTAAGAATTCTTGGGGAAGCAGCTGGGGAGAGAGTGGATATATAAGAATGCAAAGGGGCATTTCTGCTGCAGAGGGTCTCTGTGGCATTGCGATGGAAGCTTCTTATCCGACTGCTTAA